Within the Catalinimonas niigatensis genome, the region AAGCTTGCCTTACTCACCGAAGTAAAACGGTCTAATTTTGAGCCGGAACTACAACAAATGGCTTTACTGAGTAGTGAATGGTCACAGACTCATTTCTATTTGAAATTTGGAAATGGACCCCAGGCCATGGATCTTCCCGATAATAAAAGAATTGAGGATTTGATTTTTCGCCTACAACCACACAAAGATGCAATTTCGGATGCAGTGAATGAACTCCTGATGGTAGCACAAATAAAAGAATTGCGTTTGGAAATCATTCAAAAAATCAGGGCTCAAGAGAAACCTTTTTCACTTTTGATGGGTGAACTGACCACTGCCTACCAGCTTGAAGCTGAAGAAAAATTGAGTTTGTTAAGCATGTTCAGGTCTTTTATACTCGTATTTACAATGCTGTCTTTGCTGACCCTGTTCCTTTTATCATATCAAATGTATTTTAAGAATCATTATGCTTACTTAAATCATTTCTCTGGGGGTCAAAAAGGGTTTTTCAATGAACATGTAGCCGATGAATTCATGATAAGTCAGACTTCGGGAAGATGGCAAAACATTGGTGAAGACAGTAATCCGAATGATTCAAATCTACAAAATCACATTGTAGAGCAACAAATTTTAAGGATTGCCACACAAAGGATTAGAGTGTTGGTGATTGAAGATGTAAACCTGTCTACAGATTATATCTCCTGGTTTTTAAATAGATGGGAGATAGATTTTAGCGTTGTCAAAAATGCGGAATTGGCAATAACCGAAGCTCAATCTCAGACCTTTGACCTAGTGTTGATGAGTGAACAACAAGCCTTTGAATATCAGGATGAGTATACTTTTTCCACAGAAGGAAAATCTGTAACAATCCCTATTGTTAGCCTGGATACATCGGATGTCAATGAGATTCAGATTCAAATCTACCATGAAGATACCATCAATCCCGATAGAATGCCCACTTCTCCGGGTAATCTGTACAGGAAAATAGAAAAGCACCTTTCTAAAGATAAATGGAAAGTATAATCATGATCAAAAAACTTTCATTTTTCATCAGGGATTATTTTGCTTTTTCCAGGACCGAAACCAGAGGGCTTTTTTTACTATTATCTTCGGTATGCATTGCTATTTATCTCACTATTTATTTTGAGAAAACAGCTTTTGAATCTTATCAGGTAAGTGAAACTGATGCAGTAATTTTAGACTCACTGATGAGTCAGCTTGCTTCTTCAGATCATCTTAACTCTAATCACAAGGAAGGACTTATAATAGAAAGATCTTTATTTCTTTTTGATCCTAATCAAGCTTCTTTAGAAGAATTTTTGCAATTGGGCTTAGATGAAAAAATTGCTAACCGTATCATCAACTATAGAAGTAAAGGAGGGAAATTTTTTAAAGCTGATGATTTGTTAAAAATTTATGGTTTCCCCCAGCCCCTGTACGATGAGCTTAGGCCTTACATTCATCTTCCCAAGAAAACTACAAAAAACATAACTAGAGAAAAAACAACGACAGCTTTTGTAGAAAAAGAAAAAACATTACCAAAAAATATTGAAAAGGAAAGTGTCAGTTTTGATATTAATGAAGCCGATTCTATTCAGCTTAGCAGCTTAAAAGGGATCGGTCCTGTGCTCTCCTCCAGAATCGTTAAATACAGAGACCAGCTAGGGGGATTTCATAATAAGGCCCAATGGAAAGAAATCTACAAAATTAGCGATATAGCATTAGAATCTTTGGCAGAATATGCTTATATCAATGATGAATTTAAGCCAAAACCCATAAAAATTAATGAAGTAGATTTCAAAACCTTGCTGAAGCATCCTTATATTGAGTATGAATTAGCTAAAGCGATTATGAATCATCGCAGGATTTATGGTAACTTTTCTTCACCTCAACAATTGCAAGAGGTGTACCAAATGAAAGAAGAATTACTTGTAAAACTTTTACCCTATATAGTTATTTAGTAACCGATGTAATATGCTTTTAAGTGAGCATAAAACACAAAAAGGATACATTCATCTATCAAACATGCACAAAATTTTACAATCCTATCTTAGGAGATTAACAAATATTACGAGCAATAACCGCTCATTGTATTTACCACGTTTGGTAGCAAAGCAGTTTGTAGATGTGCATAAATTTGACTTTCTCAATAACTTCTCATCTTATAAAATCATTGAGTGGCTCATTGCCGGTGGTGCCCATGACTTGGAAGGAGTAAGCGGGAAAAAATTGCCTTTATGTGCAGTTCTGGATAGTAGGGATGAGCAAAACAATAAAATGAGCCAGCAGCTTAAAAAGCTTTCACGAACTGAAAAATTTATTTTTGAAGAACAAGGGTCTAAGGATCTTTTTATTGGCTGGCCTTTTGTGAAAGGTAAATTTTCTGATGGAACAATTGTACGCTGTCCTCTCATGTTTTTTCCGGTCAATCTGGAACAACATCAGACGAATGAGTATGGCTTGCAGTGGGTGTTGAGCATTAGAGATGAAGTGAATGTATCGCTCAATAAGACTTTTTTGCTGGCTTATGCCTACTATAATCAACTTCCCTTTGACGAAAGTCTGTCAGAAAAAGGTTTTGACGATTTTGACACCGACAGCCGAATATTTCGCACCTCCCTCTACCAGCTTTTTAAAGAAAGTAAGTTCATACTAAATTTTAATCAGGAAATTTTTGTAGATAAGCTTCATCCTTTTCAGGATGTAAGCAAGGATGAACTCAATCAGAGTGAAAAAGAGGGAGAGTTAAAATTGTACCCTGAAGCCGTTCTGGGAATTTTTCCACAGGCAGGATCTTATCTGGTACCGGATTATCTGAAGTTGATTGAAAATCAGTTTCTTCCAGATATTGAAGATTTCTTTGCCAAGCGAGCAAGTACCGAGAAGATTGTATATTCCAGCCTGGAAGGGCTCAGTGTTGAACTCAAAGAGAAACTGAGTAAAGACTATATAGATTACGCCAGCCGTATCAAGGAAGAGCAGATTTTTTGCCCTTTTCCAATGGACGCTTTTCAGGAGAAAGCCATCAGGACAGTGAAAAGAGGAAGTTCTTTGGTGGTACAGGGACCTCCCGGTACAGGTAAATCACAGATGATTACCAATCTGATTGGCGATTATATTGCTCAGGGCAAAAGAGTACTGGTAGTTTGTCAAAAGAAAGCTGCTTTGGATGTGGTATACAGACGTTTGAAAGAGAAAGATGTACATCCATTTATTGCGCTGGTGCATGATTTCAAAAATGACCGTAAAGATATTTATGCCCAACTCAGCAAGCAGATAGAATCACTTTACGATTATCAGCACAAAAATAATAGCCTGGATACCATTTACCTGGAACGAAACTTCTTGCAGTATAGTCGTCGTATTGAGCAAATATGTGATGAACTGGATGAATTCAAGAAAGCGCTGTTTGACGAGAGTGAAGCAGGCATATCCATCAAAGAGCTTTACCTGACCTCTGATATCAATAAGCCCTCAGTAAATATGAGACAGGAATATCGTAATTTCTTTATTCCTGAAATGCATGCTTTTCTTAAGAAGCTAAGAACTTATATTGCCTACTCAAATCAGTTTGAGAAAGAAAATTATCTTCTTTACGATAGAAAACCTTTTATCGAGTACACAGTAGAAGATCTAAAAAAGATCAGGGAAATTGTTCACGATATACCTGTTTTTAAACAGCGGATAGAAAAGGACACACTGAATATTTTAAAAACAGAGGTTGATTTCGTAAGCTGTGAAAACCTGCAACAGCATTCTGAAAATATTAGCAGCTTTACGCAACTTCTGCAGGAAGAAAAATCATACACTTATTTTACCCATATGGTACCTAATATAGACAAAGACGCAGATCCTCTGTGGCTTTCTAATATTGAGCGTATCGTGATGGAATGCTATCAGGGGCATGGCCCTGAAGTGAATTTATCTTCTGACGAACTGGGGAAATGTCAAAGAATCATTGCGCAGGCTGAAGAAGCCCGGAATGGAGTGTTTAGCTGGGTTTGGTGGAAGTATTTTTCTAAAGACAAAGCTTATGTTGAGGATATCCTCAAGCAAAATGAACTAACTACTGATAAAGAAGGCTTTCGGACCATTGCTGAAAAAATTGACGCACGCTTGAACCTGGAGCATAACCTTACCAAGCTTAGGGAAAAGAAATGGATTATGGATATTCCTGAAAAGGAATCTTCTGATCAGTACAATAAGTCAGTAGTAGAGGCATGGTTCAATCATCAGGAGAATGCATTGCATGCCACTTTGATTTTTCGTTCACTGCGTAATTTCAATGAGTATTTTAATATTAAAAATATATCCTATCAGGATCTTATCCTACGTACCGAAGCACTGGTACAAGTACTGAATAAAATTGCTCCCCAGATCAAATACTGGGAAAGCTATTTGTCTCCTGGCCAAGTGAGCAAACTCATTACCCAAGAACATAGTGAAGCCTTTTTGAGGGTATTGGACCGTGATTTTGATGCGCTCTGCGATTTTGATACTCTGAATCATCGTTTAGAACCTTATGAGAAGGCTGTCATCAATCACTTGCTGGAAGAAGCAGAGGACAGGTCTGAAGAAGGAATAATAGCCTTTTTTCAAAATAGTATACGTTTGGCCTGGATTGACCATCTGGAAATGAAGTTTCCACAGCTCAGGATTGTCTCATCACGCCAAATGGCTGATCTGGAAGAAGAGTTACAGCAGTGCATAGAAGAAAAACTGAAAGTCAGCCAGGAAATTCTACATATGAAGTTGAGAGAAAAGACGTATTATGATGTGGAATACAACCGGCTAAATAACCTGGTAACCTATCGTGATCTCAGTCATCAGATAAATAAGAAGAGAAAGGTATGGCCACTTAGAAAAGTAATGGGTACTTTTGAAGATGAAGTCTTCAACCTTATACCCTGTTGGCTTGCTTCTCCGGAGACTGTTTCTGCTATTTTTCCTATGGGTGATAAACCTATCTTTGATCTGGTCATTTTTGATGAGGCCTCTCAGTGTTTTGCAGAAAAAGGGATACCTGCCATGTACAGGGGACAGCAGGTAGTGATTACCGGCGATAGCCAGCAGCTCAGTCCTAATGACTTGTACCAGGCCCGTTGGGAAGAGGATGAAACAGAGCATACGGAAGATGCACTGGCTTTAGAAGCCACTTCACTACTGGAGCTTGCCCAGGGATATTTGCAGAGCCTGCAACTGAGAGCCCATTATAGAAGCAAAACTCTTGATCTAATAGATTTTTCCAACCATAGCTTTTATGATGATAAACTACGCCTATTACCCGATTTTTATGATGCCAACAGCAATCAACCGGCCATACAATATATCAAAGTAGAGGGGACCTGGCAAAAACAGGTAAACCGGATTGAAAGTCAGGAAGTTGTTAAACAGGTGAGAAAGCTTTTGGCAGAGCATCCTGAAAAGTCCATGGGAGTCATATGCTTTAATATCAAACAGCAGGAACTGATACAGGACGATCTGGAAGCTGCTGCATTGGAACATAATTTTCTAATACCTGAAAATTTGTTTGTAAAGAATATTGAAAATGTACAGGGTGACGAACGTGATATCATCATTTTTTCTACAGCTTATGCACCTAATGAGCAGGGTAAGCTCATCTTGCAGTTTGGCAGCCTGAACCAGGCCAAAGGAGAAAACCGCCTGAACGTGGCAGTGACCCGTTCAAGAGAAAAGATATTTCTGATTACCAGCCTTATGCCACAGCAACTGGATGTCTCTCAGACTAAAAATGAAGGTCCCAAATTGCTAAAAAAATACCTGGAATATGCCTGGGACGTATCCCACAAAAAATATATTCCCGTGCTTCCGAAACTCGGAGACCATCACACCGACTGGTTTTTGGCAAGCAAGCTAAAACAATGGACAGACCAGGAAGTAGATGGCTATGTTGCCGAACGCGAGTTGCCCTTTGCCGACCTGAGTATCAAAAATATGGAGGATCAGTATATCGGTCTTATCAATACGGACGACGATATATATTACCAGAGTGAATCAGCTAAAGAAATCCATGCCTACCGGCCATTTCTGCTGAGCGAAAAAAACTGGAAGTTCAAAAACATTTATAGCAGACAATACTGGCAACAAAACGAGCAGGCCAAAGAAGATGTAAACCGTTTTATCATGACAGATGGACAGAGGGCTTAAGCCTTTCTGGCAATCATTTCTGCCAATTTTTCCAGATACAACTGATCAATGGCGTCAAAGTCATTGAGCTTGGCACTATCAACATCAATGACCATAAGTACCTGCTCATTTTTGATAACAGGCACTACGATTTCAGAACGAGAAGCTGAGCTACATGCAATATGTCCGGGAAACTGATCTACATCGGGTACCAGGACCGTTTTCTTCTGAGCGAAAGCGGTACCACAAACTCCCTTGCCGTATTGAATTCTGGTGCAGGCAATAGGTCCCTGAAATGGACCGAGAACAAGTTCATCTCCCTCTACCAGATAAAAACCTACCCACCAAAACCCAAAGGTCTGCATTAACGCTGCTGAAATATTGGCAAGATTAGCCACCTGATTATGCTCTCCCTCCGTTAGCGACTGAATCTGAGGGAGTAATTGTATGTACTTTTGTTCTTTGTTTAACTCCAGTCCAATATGTAGTTCTTCTGCCATGTTCTCAAAGTTTGGGTGAATTCTGTCAACCTCCGTACAAGGTTTTTTCTATGCATTATTTTTGCTAAGCTAACGTTAAGTCATTAACATCTAAAAACAACAGATATGAAGAACGTCATTATTGTTGTCTTCGTTGGCTTTTTTTCAGGAATTAGTGGAGCATTCACTTATCATCAGCTTTTTTTTCCAGAAAAAACCATCAATCAACCCATAGAATTTCCAATAGAACCTAAAAAGAAAGCTTCCGATGTAAAAATGGCATTCAATACGCTAAATGACGCGTCAGAAGCGCCTGTTTCTGCAAATCTTATCGGAGAAGATTTTGCAGAGGCATCTTCTAAAAGTACACCCAGCGTAGTGTATGTTAAAACCATTTCTGAAAGCGAATACAACGGAAGCAGCTGGATGGAATTGTTCTTTGAAGGCCGTACCAATCAGCAGGTAAGCAGTGGGTCAGGAGTGATTTATACCCAAGATGGATTTATCATCACCAATAACCATGTGATTGACAATGCTACCCTGATTGAGGTCATCCACAACAAAAGAACCTACAGTGCAGAAGTGGTGGGAACAGACCCTTCTACGGATTTGGCAGTACTGAAAATTACGGGAGAAAACATGCCAGCCATCAGTCTGGGTAATTCGCGTAACCTTCGGGTAGGCGAATGGGTGTTGGCGGTAGGCAATCCATTTAACTTGAACTCCACTGTTACTGCCGGGATTGTGAGTGCAAAGGGAAGAGAGATTAATATTCTGCAAAGTAAATTTCCGATTGAATCTTTTATTCAGACGGATGCCGCTATTAATCCGGGTAATAGTGGAGGCGCTTTGGTAGATCGGAATGGAGATTTGGTGGGTATCAATACAGCGATTCTTTCCAGAACCGGATCATATGCGGGATATGGTTTTGCTGTTCCGGTAGATATTGTCAGAAAAGTGGTAGATGACATCATTGAATATGGCGAAGTACAGAAAGCTTTCTTTGGCGCTGATGTAGTGGATGTCAATGGAGAAATTGCTGAGCAACTCAATACCAATGAATTGAATGGAGTAGTACTTAGCTATTTGCAACGTAATGGAGCAGCTGAAAAAGCTGGTTTACAAAAAGGAGACATAATCCTGAAAATAGAGAATGAGCCAGTCCATTCAAGAAGTGATTTTGAAGAACTGATTTCATACAGAAGTCCTGGGGATAATATCAATGTAGTGTACAAGCGAAAAAACAAGTTAAACAGTGTGAACCTGGAACTTACCAATCGCGAAGGTACAGTAAGTCTGACAACCAGGGCTATTTATGCCTCTGAAAAACTAGGTGCAGAAATGGAAAGTATTTCCAAAGTTGAAGCTGACATCATGGATATTGAAGGAGGAGTAAAGATCAATAAAGTAAAAAATGGACTCATCAGACGACTTGGAATAGAAGAGGGCTTTGTAGTAACAGCCATCAATAAATATCCGGTCAATACACCTCAGGAGTGTGAAGAAATACTGACTAAGATACGCGGAAGAGTTAGAATTGAAGGTGTTAATAAGAAAGGTGTACGAGGATACTACTCATTTCACTTCTGATAAACCAAATTTTATTTGGTTTCATTTCTTTAAATTTGAGGAGTAAAAGAAAAGATATGGATGAATAAAACGAAATTATATTTCGTCATTAACATCTTCTTCAGTATTTTCTACTTCCATAAAGCTAAAGCTATATAATACCATTATAAGCATAATCAAAGGAAGAATATGCAATATAAGATCGCGATTAGATTCCAATAATAGTGTTAATTGGTCAATAAAGTGAAAATTAATCCATTCCATAATAAACATATTTTTTTACTCCTCTCTTATATTAAAGAAAAAAATTACGGAATGTTTCATTTATGAAATAAAAAAGCTCAGCCTAAAGCTGAGCTATGTACTATCAGATCATGAATTATAGGACTTTGCTGTTATGTGATCAGTAATAAATAACTTGGTGTTATCCAGGCTGACGATTAGATTAGCTTTAAAAATAATGTTAGCAGTACAATTGCTTATTTAAGTAAAACCTATCCCGCTGAAGGCATAACATTATACATGTTGAAAGTTGCCTGCAAAGAACCTTCAGTAAAACTTTGACATGCTTAAAGACTTTTCTGGCAAACAAGGGAGTAAATGTTGATATTTGAACAGAGAACTCTTCTGGAATAATAAGCATACATTTGAATTAGATCCTCAGGGTAGTGGTTAATCCAAATTTATGCATTCCTCCAGAGTTCTTCTTCTCTTTTAAAATTTCAGAAGTTAAAGCAAAGCTCAGTGGCGCGGACGGTTAGAGTTTATCAGTTTAGAGTAATTTCTTATCCTTAACCAATTTCTTCGTTAAGGTATTTGACAATATTTTTTTATGTTCCCTATGGGTAAAAGAAGCAACAAAGGCTAGCAAAATGAAAAAGATTTTACTGATTGAAGATGAAGCACATGTGGTATCCTTCATCAAGAAAGGACTTTCAGAAGAAGGATTTGAAGTAAGTGTGATCTTTGATGGAAAGACAGGCTTGCAATTGCTTGAGCACAACACTTTTGACCTGATCATCCTGGACATTATGCTGCCTGGTATGAACGGTCTGGAAGTATGTAAGAAGATCAGGGAAAACGACTCATCGGTCCCTATTTTATTTCTTACTGCTCTGGGTACGGCCGAAAATATAGTATTGGGTCTGGAAACCGGAGCAGACGATTACCTGGTGAAGCCTTTTAAGTTTATAGAACTGGTAGCCCGCATCAAGACATTGCTAAGAAGATCTGAAAACAATAACAGTTTAGCAGAAGACCCGCAGGAAGATTATATTTTCAAAATTGCAGATGTGGTATTGAATGATTATTCCAAAACTGTGGCCAGGGGTGGACGAGAGATTTCCTTGACTACTACTGAATATCGGCTGCTGCATTATTTTATGCAGAAAAAGAACAAAGTGCTTTCACGCAGTGATATACTGGAGGAAGTCTGGGGTGTAGATTTTGATTTGGGTACCAATGTAGTGGATGTGTATGTCAATTACCTGCGGAAAAAGATTGATAATTCTCATCAAAACAAATTATTGCATACCGTCATCGGTATGGGCTATGTACTCAAAGAAAACTAAGTCTGATCTCAATCTTCATGAGTAAGCTCTGATTCAGAATAAAGCCTAAAATTTTTACGATGAAAACCCGTTTCAAAACCACTTTGCTGTTGCTGTTACCTTTCCTAACCATTATCTGTTTATTTAGCGGTTTCATCTATTTTTCTATCTCTGATTATTCACATGATGATTTTTTTAATCTGTTAAGGATTCGGGCAATCACAGCTGCCAAAGCCGAACTGGATTTAACTTCTGAGTCAGTGATTAAAGAAAGTCAAGATGATTTTTTTGAAAGATTGCCTCACGAACGGGATCATTTTTTTCCTATCCTCCCGGAGAAGACTTTTGAGCAGGAAGCAGAATTTCTTAATGTACCTTTGACATTTTTGGATGAGGTACTCAGAGATGGGGATGCTGAATATACAAACAAAAACTACTTCTATAAAGGGATTAAGTATGACAGTGCCCAGGGTGAATATATTGTAATTGCTTCTGCTGAAAACTACTTTGAACTACATCATGCCACCTATCTCAAGAGAATACTTTTTTTTGCGATTATCGCTTCCCTTATATTTTCATTAATCATCTCTTTTTATTTTTCCAAATATGTATTTAGGCCCATCACCAAGATCACCGAGAGAGTGAAGCAGATTAGCTCAGAACATTTGAATTTGCGGCTTGATCTAGAAAGTAACAACGATGAGGTGAACGAACTTTCCCGTACATTCAACAACATGCTGGATCGGATTGAAACTTCTTTTGAAACACAGAACAATTTTATCAGCAACGCTTCTCATGAACTGAGAACACCTCTTACAGCAATCATCGGAGAAGCAGATGTAACCTTATCCAAGATCAGGTCACCCCTGGAATACATAGAGACTATAAAAATTGTGTTGGATGAAGCTGAAAAACTGGATCAGAAAACCAAAGCCCTTTTGTTTTTGGCCCAGACAGGTTTTAATGGTAAAAATCAGAAATTTGAAGAGGTAAGGATTGACCAGTTACTTTGGGATGTGAAGGAAACCATTGAAAAAATCAATTCCAAAAATAAAATACATGCAGACACTTCCCTGCTGCCGGATAATCCGGCGAAATTGAAAGTGAGAGGCAATGATCAACTGCTACACCTGGCATTGACTAATATTATCAACAACGCTTGCAAATACTCTGACTATCGCGTGGTGGATGTATCCATAGGCGCCTCAGACGATAATGTGTTTATCGTAGTTAGAGATAAGGGAATAGGGATTCCCGAAGAAGAGTTAAAATATATTTACCATCCCTTTTTTAGGGCTTCTAATACCAAAAACTATGAAGGTTATGGAATCGGAATGCCCCTGACTCAAAATATTATCCGTATGCATAAAGGAGAGATCATTGTGTCTTCCCTACTCAATAGTGGTACTACCGTGGAGATCAAACTCCCCATAGGTAAATTCTGAATTCACCATAAATAATAAGTAATCTTTATATATTCAGAATAATATTCTGTAATTAATTCTAATCTCATTTTAATATTTCACTAAGATTTTAATGATATTATAACTTCAGTCTTAGCTTTCTCTAATGGGACCTCTCGTAAATTGAGATGTAAACCAAAAACATTAGAGCAATGAAAAAGACAATCCTAGTACCCACCGATTTCAGCATTGAGTCTTTACATGTTGTAAAATCATTGTTAAGCAGAGCACATGAAGAAGAGTTATTCAATATTATTCTCCTGAGTGGTGTTCATTTAAGTGACTCTATCACAGAACTCTTATTCTTTTCCAGAACGTCCCTGATTCAGTCCATGTCCAACCGTCATTTTGATGAAGCCTGTATGGTGATTAAAAATAAATTTTCTTCGCAGATCAATTCTATGTGTAAGGATATTTTCACAGGGGCTACCCAATCAGCCTTCAATAATTATGTAGAGGCCAATAAAATTGATAAGGCGTACATCTCTACCAACTACAAATTGCAAATGCCCAGTAAGAAAAGCTTCGATATTTTGCCTTATATCAAGAAAAGCGCGCTGTTGATAGATCAGGTAGATTGGAAGGTGGAAACCAGAGTTACAGAGCGAGGCAAACTGTCTGCTATTTTTGCCAACAGCATATCTTCTAACTAA harbors:
- a CDS encoding AAA domain-containing protein; protein product: MHKILQSYLRRLTNITSNNRSLYLPRLVAKQFVDVHKFDFLNNFSSYKIIEWLIAGGAHDLEGVSGKKLPLCAVLDSRDEQNNKMSQQLKKLSRTEKFIFEEQGSKDLFIGWPFVKGKFSDGTIVRCPLMFFPVNLEQHQTNEYGLQWVLSIRDEVNVSLNKTFLLAYAYYNQLPFDESLSEKGFDDFDTDSRIFRTSLYQLFKESKFILNFNQEIFVDKLHPFQDVSKDELNQSEKEGELKLYPEAVLGIFPQAGSYLVPDYLKLIENQFLPDIEDFFAKRASTEKIVYSSLEGLSVELKEKLSKDYIDYASRIKEEQIFCPFPMDAFQEKAIRTVKRGSSLVVQGPPGTGKSQMITNLIGDYIAQGKRVLVVCQKKAALDVVYRRLKEKDVHPFIALVHDFKNDRKDIYAQLSKQIESLYDYQHKNNSLDTIYLERNFLQYSRRIEQICDELDEFKKALFDESEAGISIKELYLTSDINKPSVNMRQEYRNFFIPEMHAFLKKLRTYIAYSNQFEKENYLLYDRKPFIEYTVEDLKKIREIVHDIPVFKQRIEKDTLNILKTEVDFVSCENLQQHSENISSFTQLLQEEKSYTYFTHMVPNIDKDADPLWLSNIERIVMECYQGHGPEVNLSSDELGKCQRIIAQAEEARNGVFSWVWWKYFSKDKAYVEDILKQNELTTDKEGFRTIAEKIDARLNLEHNLTKLREKKWIMDIPEKESSDQYNKSVVEAWFNHQENALHATLIFRSLRNFNEYFNIKNISYQDLILRTEALVQVLNKIAPQIKYWESYLSPGQVSKLITQEHSEAFLRVLDRDFDALCDFDTLNHRLEPYEKAVINHLLEEAEDRSEEGIIAFFQNSIRLAWIDHLEMKFPQLRIVSSRQMADLEEELQQCIEEKLKVSQEILHMKLREKTYYDVEYNRLNNLVTYRDLSHQINKKRKVWPLRKVMGTFEDEVFNLIPCWLASPETVSAIFPMGDKPIFDLVIFDEASQCFAEKGIPAMYRGQQVVITGDSQQLSPNDLYQARWEEDETEHTEDALALEATSLLELAQGYLQSLQLRAHYRSKTLDLIDFSNHSFYDDKLRLLPDFYDANSNQPAIQYIKVEGTWQKQVNRIESQEVVKQVRKLLAEHPEKSMGVICFNIKQQELIQDDLEAAALEHNFLIPENLFVKNIENVQGDERDIIIFSTAYAPNEQGKLILQFGSLNQAKGENRLNVAVTRSREKIFLITSLMPQQLDVSQTKNEGPKLLKKYLEYAWDVSHKKYIPVLPKLGDHHTDWFLASKLKQWTDQEVDGYVAERELPFADLSIKNMEDQYIGLINTDDDIYYQSESAKEIHAYRPFLLSEKNWKFKNIYSRQYWQQNEQAKEDVNRFIMTDGQRA
- a CDS encoding sensor histidine kinase codes for the protein MKTRFKTTLLLLLPFLTIICLFSGFIYFSISDYSHDDFFNLLRIRAITAAKAELDLTSESVIKESQDDFFERLPHERDHFFPILPEKTFEQEAEFLNVPLTFLDEVLRDGDAEYTNKNYFYKGIKYDSAQGEYIVIASAENYFELHHATYLKRILFFAIIASLIFSLIISFYFSKYVFRPITKITERVKQISSEHLNLRLDLESNNDEVNELSRTFNNMLDRIETSFETQNNFISNASHELRTPLTAIIGEADVTLSKIRSPLEYIETIKIVLDEAEKLDQKTKALLFLAQTGFNGKNQKFEEVRIDQLLWDVKETIEKINSKNKIHADTSLLPDNPAKLKVRGNDQLLHLALTNIINNACKYSDYRVVDVSIGASDDNVFIVVRDKGIGIPEEELKYIYHPFFRASNTKNYEGYGIGMPLTQNIIRMHKGEIIVSSLLNSGTTVEIKLPIGKF
- a CDS encoding GAF domain-containing protein, with the translated sequence MAEELHIGLELNKEQKYIQLLPQIQSLTEGEHNQVANLANISAALMQTFGFWWVGFYLVEGDELVLGPFQGPIACTRIQYGKGVCGTAFAQKKTVLVPDVDQFPGHIACSSASRSEIVVPVIKNEQVLMVIDVDSAKLNDFDAIDQLYLEKLAEMIARKA
- a CDS encoding ComEA family DNA-binding protein, with product MIKKLSFFIRDYFAFSRTETRGLFLLLSSVCIAIYLTIYFEKTAFESYQVSETDAVILDSLMSQLASSDHLNSNHKEGLIIERSLFLFDPNQASLEEFLQLGLDEKIANRIINYRSKGGKFFKADDLLKIYGFPQPLYDELRPYIHLPKKTTKNITREKTTTAFVEKEKTLPKNIEKESVSFDINEADSIQLSSLKGIGPVLSSRIVKYRDQLGGFHNKAQWKEIYKISDIALESLAEYAYINDEFKPKPIKINEVDFKTLLKHPYIEYELAKAIMNHRRIYGNFSSPQQLQEVYQMKEELLVKLLPYIVI
- a CDS encoding trypsin-like peptidase domain-containing protein, whose amino-acid sequence is MKNVIIVVFVGFFSGISGAFTYHQLFFPEKTINQPIEFPIEPKKKASDVKMAFNTLNDASEAPVSANLIGEDFAEASSKSTPSVVYVKTISESEYNGSSWMELFFEGRTNQQVSSGSGVIYTQDGFIITNNHVIDNATLIEVIHNKRTYSAEVVGTDPSTDLAVLKITGENMPAISLGNSRNLRVGEWVLAVGNPFNLNSTVTAGIVSAKGREINILQSKFPIESFIQTDAAINPGNSGGALVDRNGDLVGINTAILSRTGSYAGYGFAVPVDIVRKVVDDIIEYGEVQKAFFGADVVDVNGEIAEQLNTNELNGVVLSYLQRNGAAEKAGLQKGDIILKIENEPVHSRSDFEELISYRSPGDNINVVYKRKNKLNSVNLELTNREGTVSLTTRAIYASEKLGAEMESISKVEADIMDIEGGVKINKVKNGLIRRLGIEEGFVVTAINKYPVNTPQECEEILTKIRGRVRIEGVNKKGVRGYYSFHF
- a CDS encoding PleD family two-component system response regulator yields the protein MRVLSKSLSRLNLKKFYLTTLLILTLMIVLVQWLNIHMLDTHRENSRLLELAGKQKLLSQQILKLALLTEVKRSNFEPELQQMALLSSEWSQTHFYLKFGNGPQAMDLPDNKRIEDLIFRLQPHKDAISDAVNELLMVAQIKELRLEIIQKIRAQEKPFSLLMGELTTAYQLEAEEKLSLLSMFRSFILVFTMLSLLTLFLLSYQMYFKNHYAYLNHFSGGQKGFFNEHVADEFMISQTSGRWQNIGEDSNPNDSNLQNHIVEQQILRIATQRIRVLVIEDVNLSTDYISWFLNRWEIDFSVVKNAELAITEAQSQTFDLVLMSEQQAFEYQDEYTFSTEGKSVTIPIVSLDTSDVNEIQIQIYHEDTINPDRMPTSPGNLYRKIEKHLSKDKWKV
- a CDS encoding response regulator transcription factor, with protein sequence MKKILLIEDEAHVVSFIKKGLSEEGFEVSVIFDGKTGLQLLEHNTFDLIILDIMLPGMNGLEVCKKIRENDSSVPILFLTALGTAENIVLGLETGADDYLVKPFKFIELVARIKTLLRRSENNNSLAEDPQEDYIFKIADVVLNDYSKTVARGGREISLTTTEYRLLHYFMQKKNKVLSRSDILEEVWGVDFDLGTNVVDVYVNYLRKKIDNSHQNKLLHTVIGMGYVLKEN